A DNA window from Gigantopelta aegis isolate Gae_Host chromosome 4, Gae_host_genome, whole genome shotgun sequence contains the following coding sequences:
- the LOC121371111 gene encoding kelch domain-containing protein 3-like — translation MQRWTVHLEGGPKRVNHAAVAIGDKIFSFGGYCTGEDYKTTRPMDVYVLDTISLRWRVLPIVPASHPDYPCIPYQRYSHTAVAVGDCAYIWGGRNGKDGACETLYQFDSTTNRWSRPVVYGNIPGARDGHSACVINNKMYIYGGFEVEVDRFFNDVHAFDFNTMTWMEVKTLGRPACWRDFHTATAVGSTMFVFGGRSDEGGDLFTNNEIYCNKMQTFNTLTNTWHEPVTHGDKPPGRRSHSSFMYCGMLYVFGGYNGLYDCHYNDVHKFDPEQMRWSCVKVWGQGPCPRRRQCCCMIGEKVYLFGGTSPKSPEAGTRRNQLPLLESDLIDHSDLHILDFAPSLKTLCEIFVLNLKLDTSCLPVDIRWELAAMTTNNTISRSCNTNG, via the exons ATGCAGAGGTGGACTGTTCATCTGGAGGGAGGACCAAAACGTGTCAATCATGCAGCTGTTGCTATCGGTGATAAGATTTTTTCATTTGGCGGATACTGCACTGGTGAGGACTATAAGACAACACGACCAATGGATGTTTATGTTCTTGACACAA tatctCTACGATGGCGTGTCCTGCCTATAGTTCCTGCCAGCCACCCCGACTACCCCTGTATTCCGTATCAACGTTACAGTCACACGGCAGTCGCAGTGGGCGACTGTGCGTACATCTGGGGAGGCAGGAATGGTAAAGATGGTGCCTGTGAAACACTGTACCAGTTTGACAGTA CTACAAACCGCTGGTCTCGGCCTGTAGTGTATGGTAATATCCCTGGAGCGCGAGATGGCCACTCGGCCTGTGTTATCAACAATAAGATGTACATATATGGCGGGTTTGAAGTGGAG GTTGATAGATTTTTTAATGATGTTCATGCTTTTGACTTTAACACAATGACCTGGATGGAAGTGAAAACATTG GGCAGACCAGCGTGTTGGCGTGACTTTCACACCGCGACGGCTGTGGGCAGCACCATGTTCGTGTTTGGAGGACGAAGTGATGAGGGAGGAGACCTGTTCACTAACAACGAGATCTACTGTAACAAGATGCAGACTTTCAACACACTGACCAACACCTGGCACGAGCCCGTAACCCACGGCGACAAGCCTCCAGGAAGACGAAGCCATTCATCAT ttatgtattgtggAATGCTCTATGTGTTTGGTGGATACAATGGACTCTATGACTGTCACTACAATGATGTTCATAAATTTGACCCAG AGCAGATGCGTTGGAGTTGTGTGAAGGTGTGGGGTCAGGGTCCATGTCCTCGGAGGAGACAGTGCTGCTGTATGATAGGGGAGAAGGTCTACCTGTTTGGAGGGACGAG TCCAAAGAGCCCTGAAGCTGGAACACGTCGCAACCAGCTGCCATTATTGGAAAGTGATCTCATTGACCATTCAGATCTACATATTCTTGATTTTG CACCATCTTTAAAAACTctgtgtgaaatatttgttttgaacCTCAAGCTAGATACCTCCTGTTTGCCAGTTGATATTAG GTGGGAACTAGCTGCCATGACAACAAACAATACAATCAGT